The Electrophorus electricus isolate fEleEle1 chromosome 19, fEleEle1.pri, whole genome shotgun sequence genome has a segment encoding these proteins:
- the vax2 gene encoding ventral anterior homeobox 2, with the protein MFDQATSMGDGIAEDRNHCGPNSMCRDRGRDSKTRAEQGNRSPIQSSTDTPGTSASTPTSSSEDGPDKLLGVDPDYCRRILVRDAKGTIREIVLPKGLDLDRPKRTRTSFTAEQLYRLELEFQRCQYVVGRERTELARQLNLSETQVKVWFQNRRTKQKKDQTKDLDKRSSSASESLATCNILRLLEQGRLLSVPVPPPNPLLPPPHPGNGSLLASPTASSSSPGVSGAGTPPGGIAAGGGPFGLSLSSLGGTPPSPRLGVPPPSLFPVPLLGGAHHELTSGYGCGASAFEPYTRTERKDADLGGKKTIS; encoded by the exons ATGTTTGATCAAGCCACCAGTATGGGCGATGGAATCGCCGAGGACAGAAACCACTGTGGACCCAATTCAATGTGTCGTGACAGGGGCAGAGACTCGAAAACTCGGGCGGAACAGGGAAACCGGTCTCCTATACAGAGTTCAACAGACACCCCTGGGACATCTGCGTCAACACCAACTTCCTCAAGTGAGGATGGACCCGATAAACTTTTAGGAGTGGATCCAGACTACTGCCGAAGAATTTTAGTTAGAG ATGCTAAGGGTACAATTCGCGAGATCGTTTTACCAAAAGGCCTCGACTTAGACCGACCGAAACGCACACGGACCTCCTTCACTGCAGAACAGCTTTACCGACTCGAGCTGGAGTTCCAGCGCTGTCAGTACGTGGTAGGACGTGAGCGAACGGAGCTTGCGAGACAACTGAATCTCTCCGAAACTcag GTGAAAGTGTGGTTCCAAAACCGCCGCACCAAACAGAAGAAGGACCAGACAAAGGACTTGGACAAGCGCTCCTCTTCGGCCTCCGAGTCCCTGGCCACGTGCAACATTCTGCGGCTGTTGGAACAGGGCCGCCTGCTCTCTGTCCCCGTGCCTCCGCCTAACCCTCTACTGCCTCCACCACACCCTGGCAACGGCTCGCTCCTGGCCAGCCCAACTGCGTCCTCGTCCTCGCCTGGGGTGAGTGGTGCCGGCACTCCTCCAGGGGGCATAGCTGCGGGGGGTGGGCCGTTCGGCCTGTCACTGTCCTCGCTCGGTGGCACCCCGCCCTCCCCCCGGCTGGGCGTACCACCTCCCTCTTTGTTCCCCGTCCCACTGCTTGGTGGCGCTCATCACGAGCTGACGTCCGGCTATGGGTGTGGGGCATCGGCTTTTGAGCCCTACACCCGGACAGAGAGGAAGGACGCAGATCTGGGCGGTAAGAAAACAATTTCCTAA